CCTCACCACGCCGCAGCTGCGCTCGAGCACGCTGTGGCACGAGCTGCGCGAGACGCTGCGGTCGCTGTGGCAGCCGATCCTGCTCATCACGCTCGTGCTGATCCTGGCCAACGTCGCGAACTACTCGGGCGGGTCGACGGGCATCGGCACGGCGATCGCGGGGCTCGGCGCGATCTTCCCGCTGCTGGCGCCCGTGATCGGCTGGTTCGGCGTCTTCATCACCGGATCGGTCGTCAACAACAACACGCTGTTCGCCGGCCTGCAGTCCGTGACGGGGAACGGGATCGGGGTGGATCCGACGCTGCTTGTCGCGGCGAACACGTCGGGCGGCGCCGTGGCGAAGCTCGTCTCGCCGCAGTCCATCGCGATCGCGGCCGGAGCCGTGGGCCTCACCGGTCGCGAGGGCGAGATCCTGCGCGCCGTGATCGGCTGGAGCCTGGCCATGCTGGCCGTGGTGTGCGTGTGGGTGATGCTGCTGTCTCTCGTCGTGCCGTACGCGGGATGACCCGCCGCAGGTCGACCGGAGCGCGGCCCCGGCAGCCCATAGGGTGATCGCCATGAGCCAGCCCCGTTCCGGGATGCCGCTTCGCGACCATCGCATCCATCGCTACGTCAATGCGTTCTGCCCCCGATGCCACGAGGAGGATCCGGATCGCCCCCTCGCGGACGTGCGCAGGCTGTCGGGGTGGCTCGCCGATCGCGACGGCACGATCTGGCTCGAGCGCGGCTGCCCCGAGCACGGCCTGATCCGCACGCTGTACGACGAGTCCGCGGAGATCCTGACCTACCTGGAGCAGTGGACCGCGCCGACCAAGGTGCACACGCCCGACGTGATGGGCAACTTCAAGCCGGTGCCGTCCGCGTACGAGGACGGCCTGCCGGAGATGCAGACGCAGCACACCTGCATCCTGCTCGAGGACATCACCGACCACTGCAACCTGCGCTGCCCCACGTGCTTCGCCGAGTCGAGCCCGGCGGCGAGCGCGGTCGCGCCGCTGGCCGAGGTGCTCGCGTCCGTCGACGCGCGCCTGGCGAGGGAGAACGGGCGCATCGACGTGCTGATGCTCTCGGGCGGCGAGCCGACGCTGTACCCCTGGCTGGAGCAGCTGCTCGAGCACCTCGTCGCGCGCGCGGTGGTGCGCATCCTGATCAACTCGAACGGACTGCGGATCGCGCAGGACGACGCGTTCGTCGAGGTGCTCAGGAAGCATCGGCAGCGCGTCGAGATCTACCTGCAGTACGACGGGGAGTCGAAGGAGGCCTCCGCCTATCACCGCGGCGCCGACATCCGGCGGTTCAAGGAGCGCGCGCTCGAGCGCCTCTCGGCCGCCGGGGTGTTCACGACCCTCACCATGACGGCAGCGCTCGGGGTGAACGACGACGAGATCGGGGCGGTGATCCGCCGGGCGATGGACACGCCGTTCGTGGGCGGCGTGACCATCCAGCCGGTGTTCGGATCCGGACGCTCGGCCGGCATCGATCCGGATGACCGGCTCACGCACACGGGCGTGCTGGCGCGCCTCGGTCCGCAGACCGGCGGCACCGTGACGTGGCGCGACCTCACCGCCCTGCCCTGCAGCCATCCGCACTGCTGCTCGGTCGGCTACCTGCTCAAGGACGACGCGGGTGAGTGGAAGTCCCTGGTCGGGCTCATCGGCCACGACCGGCTCAAGGAGTTCCTCGAGCTGGAGCCGGATCTCATCGCGAACCGGATCGCCGACTCCGGCGTCAACAGGAAGATCCGCGAGGTCGTGAAGACCTCCCTGCTGGATCTGCTCAGCGAGCAGTCATCGCTGTCGCACCCGTCGATGGTCGACATCTGGAAGGACATCTGCGCGAGCTGCGATCTCGGCATCGGCACGCTCGCGACGCTCGCCGCTTCGCAGCTGCCCGGCCAGCATCAGCGCCTGCGGAAGATGATGGGAGAGCGCGTGAAGCGCATCACGATCAAGCCCTTCATGGACATCAACACGATGATCGAGGAGCGGCTGACGCAGTGCTGCGTGCATGTCGCGACCGTGAACGAGACCACCGACGCGCACCAGTGCGCACCGTTCTGCGCGGTGCAGGCGTGGGCGCCGCTGGGCCGGACCCGGCTGTCGACCGCCACCGGATCGCGAGAGCCCGCCGAACGCCTCGGCGACGTCCGCGCGACCGGCGGTCGCACGGCGCTGCCGGTGATCGCATGACATCGGCCCACGAGGGGCTCAACCGGTACGACCCTCGGGTCGGCGACCCGACCCCGGCGTTCGATCCGCTCAAGCTGTGCGTCTTCACGACGGTCGCGCTCATCACGTGCGTGCTCGGCCCCGTCGCGCTGCTGGCGTTCAGCGGCGTGGCGATCGCCGGCTACGTGCGGGCGCGGCGCGCGGGGCTGCTGCGGTCGAAGTGCCGGCTCGGCGACACGCGACTGGTGCTGCTGTACCTGTCGGTGATCGCGCTGCTCGCGACCGCGGCGATCCCATTCTGGGTGATGCTCTGGATCCGGATCCTGGCGGGCTGACGTGTTCCCGACACTGCAGGACCTCGCGGCCTGGCTGCCGCCGTTCGACACGCACTCGGCGTTCGTCGCCCTCGGCCTGCTCGCGGCGGGGGTCGTGTTCCTCGTCGAGAAGCGCCGCCGCGGCGTGACCGACTACCGCGTCTGGTACCTCGTGCTCGGCGCCCTGGCGGGCGCGGCCCTCCTGGCGCGCCTGGGGACCTGGGCCCAGCACCTCGATCCGACGCAGAACCTGAGCCTGGTCGAGCAGCTGTCGTACGGCAACGCGTCCATGCTGTCGGCGCTGGTCGGCGCGTGGCTCGGCGTGCACGTCGCGAAGCGCATCGTGCGGTACCCGCATCGCACCGGCGACCTGTTCGCCCCGGCGGTCGCGCTCGCGATGGCGATCGGCCGGATCGGATGCCTGCTCACCGAGAAGCCCGGCACGCCGACCGGCTCCGGCTGGGGCGTCGTCCTCGACGCCGATGCCGCGGCGTACACGGGCGGCCCGGCCGGCGTGCCGCTGCATCCGAGCTTCGTCTACGAGATCGCCTTCCATGCCGCGGCGTTCGCGCTGCTGTGGTTCTGGCTGCGGCGGCGCGACATCGCGCCGGGCGAGACGCTGACGCTGTACATCGCCGCGTACGGCACCTTCCGCTTCCTCGTGGAGTTCGTGCGCGGCAACGAGATCGCCTGGCTGGGACTCACGCGCCCGCAGCTGTTCCTGCTGGTGACGATGCCCCTCCTGTTCGCCCGGATCGCCTGGATGATCCGCACCGGGCGCTTCCACGCCCCCGCCCCCGCGCTCACGTCGGAGAGGACGACCGCACATGAACAGCACGCCTGAGCAGCCTGGGCAGGAGCCGGAGCACTCCGAGCCGCAGCCCGAGCGTCCCGCGCCGCAGGCGCCGCAGCCGCCCCAGCCGCCGCAGCCGTACCCGGAGCAGCCGCCGCACCCGCAGCAGCCGCCCCAGCCGTACCCGCAGCAGCCGCCGCACCCGCAGCAGCCGTACCTTCCGCCCGGGACGACGCCTCCGGGGGCGACGCCGGG
The Microbacterium sp. JZ31 genome window above contains:
- a CDS encoding prolipoprotein diacylglyceryl transferase, with the translated sequence MFPTLQDLAAWLPPFDTHSAFVALGLLAAGVVFLVEKRRRGVTDYRVWYLVLGALAGAALLARLGTWAQHLDPTQNLSLVEQLSYGNASMLSALVGAWLGVHVAKRIVRYPHRTGDLFAPAVALAMAIGRIGCLLTEKPGTPTGSGWGVVLDADAAAYTGGPAGVPLHPSFVYEIAFHAAAFALLWFWLRRRDIAPGETLTLYIAAYGTFRFLVEFVRGNEIAWLGLTRPQLFLLVTMPLLFARIAWMIRTGRFHAPAPALTSERTTAHEQHA
- a CDS encoding radical SAM protein, which translates into the protein MSQPRSGMPLRDHRIHRYVNAFCPRCHEEDPDRPLADVRRLSGWLADRDGTIWLERGCPEHGLIRTLYDESAEILTYLEQWTAPTKVHTPDVMGNFKPVPSAYEDGLPEMQTQHTCILLEDITDHCNLRCPTCFAESSPAASAVAPLAEVLASVDARLARENGRIDVLMLSGGEPTLYPWLEQLLEHLVARAVVRILINSNGLRIAQDDAFVEVLRKHRQRVEIYLQYDGESKEASAYHRGADIRRFKERALERLSAAGVFTTLTMTAALGVNDDEIGAVIRRAMDTPFVGGVTIQPVFGSGRSAGIDPDDRLTHTGVLARLGPQTGGTVTWRDLTALPCSHPHCCSVGYLLKDDAGEWKSLVGLIGHDRLKEFLELEPDLIANRIADSGVNRKIREVVKTSLLDLLSEQSSLSHPSMVDIWKDICASCDLGIGTLATLAASQLPGQHQRLRKMMGERVKRITIKPFMDINTMIEERLTQCCVHVATVNETTDAHQCAPFCAVQAWAPLGRTRLSTATGSREPAERLGDVRATGGRTALPVIA